In one window of Syngnathus typhle isolate RoL2023-S1 ecotype Sweden linkage group LG7, RoL_Styp_1.0, whole genome shotgun sequence DNA:
- the lrrk2 gene encoding leucine-rich repeat serine/threonine-protein kinase 2 isoform X1 has translation MRHAPRCGDSQQPPVRPLLPAGQAAVAARPVGASPRGCHDLTARGSFDEMDNKEELEERLRKLLVRLKSPQEDRQLCTLIQILQDLLFLSRTDHACQLFADKDIQEPLMAALLSHIESRGVQQVGWSLLCQLLEIRPSMLEDMNTPHLHIFRVLSQYHSDCRVTTVALRCLALLLRSDAIALLLLEEVEEDVFGLVVQAMKSFASNEEVQLQGCRALRALLHLVRDEHLMAFVENQDHVAVLAVLHGFPGNPELLLQAMKVLLPLSRPSSNVEMLMSGSARCYSALISAMDAFPQNEELQETACCLFRRFTSESYYNILVLNGVARAAVRACQTFPHNATLQAAALSCLADLTSSMVESRAAAEQGLEDGEAEENRGGASGNLDLDLGWMGLCCTALDLHAADSHVQEAACWAIHSLLVHGAPRSQLEEEQDDRTPVHRQLMAAMLLHSSSPRVFQAATSAIATLVTRNPKMRSTLLSSGLHVNVAEMMKRHPASVRVSVNACRLLGLLFRGRTAGLDELNMAVGQILSVMKVHNFQPEVQLEALRASLVFLCPDRSLREHGSSVADPDMADVSLRVLKNQCVVEGAHTVYLEVLNRFIRCPNIQLCGFKVLASLADCSGAVDLLCQQGAIDTVLHTLQMFPQDREIHYWGLTLLSYLVSKKKLSRMIVPVLASVLVASLGEYKEDYDLLLKCFQVALRMLDACSGSAVELQREDFDRQIFQHLRDSDVPERGKNPLRRSACLALSKMCANSELHYRMLEKACEDGNTVMAECLIELGADVNRKTKTESLIYQVCEKGGPLELVELLLSQGAHEQHLRRALAVSVKRADGPMVIQLLGRLGLDLNNNALCLGGFRLGRLDAAWLCPLLAQRGRAHSLRYSTSKGASLARYILSLQRSRTLGAPLKSPGEPCLTSGYMSDESDDSSFSFFSMDEGLFLDDMESDGSDSLTGVSLKPHNNSTEELRGSSFKRNHGRRRHASAESGPIDGEHNEHAHRRYGRHQKTFGSLESSLVFPKEKEKIRLLDLSGNELDCLLCLMDHGPVQQQLAHLLRLDLSHNVLLEFPPGLCQSLSSLTRLDLQGNQLQSLPAELLALPSLATLNVSRNCVGPHLALDATAVCPSLRQLNLSFNKLTTFPHQIGRVAEHLEELLMEGNNVTELSVPPSNLPELKLLDVSKNAVTNISSSFLAGCPKLEIFSASSNKIGFLEQLPPKLITLKLANNNFAGVSDAILRLPTLRSVDMRTNQIAVLPGPSSWVSSNLRELMFNHNLIGELDLSGPVHKWTRLEKLHLSDNNLVEIPPQVGLLEGLTSLDVSRNSGLRSFPDEMGRLGRLWDLPLDGLRLQLDLKLIGSKTKDIVRFLQQRLKKAVPYYRMKLIVVGNAGSGKSSLIHKLMKIKRSQQSSFKRTGGASVDVRDWTIRERDKKKMVLNVWDFSGGDEVCGSQAHFLSSRALYLVVHDLSRGAQQLDALKPWLFNIKAVAPHSPVILVGTHIDVSDDVAFQACFNKIREELLKHQGFPTIQDYFTVSACEDSDTLVRLRKAIAKEATDFKIQGQPVMGQLVPDSYVELERRLLQERNRVPKEFPVLMRQQLLDLIQESQLPLEEAELPHAIHFLSQAGVLLHFDDPTLQLQELYFIDPQWLCNVLSQKLTLKDGWKHHQGVLQRSAVENFLLETKCFPASRAVHYLKLLEKFLIALPFGQDQLLVPSSLAKDKPSIELPHCENSEVIVREYEMPYFPPDFWSRQIVRLLEVSAYLLYGREKACPPKKVCWNRGVHLSWSIEVYCLVEAAREDVSGVLRITVPCSRKGRVLLGQVVDQVDSLLEEWFPGLLSTDVHGSGEALLKKWALYSFQDGHEWSKMLLEDLFAHFDQDFLLVNPEDPRCTIPISQVAPDVVLSDQPAGTTLDSDELHVDLSKANLLGDGGFGTVYRGIYKNEEVAVKLFNKHASELYIYRLLRQELVVLGRLRHPSLVGLLAAGSSPHVLVMELAMRGSLDSLFQHKTGSLNLKLRHRIALHVADGLRYLHSAMIIYRDLKPHNVLLFNLKTDADVIAKITDYGIAQYCCSMGVRSSEGTPGFRAPEVARGNVTYNQQADVFSFGLLLYDLLTAGERICDGVKFPSEFDEVAVQGKLPDPVKHYGCSPWPDFQALMKDCLKVNPHDRPTSAQVFARLNSGEMLCLMREMLLARHVDAECVTVSAATAWLGGGSSTQRTGTVTSVDLDGNQVTTQEIDSSPVLSLVTVRIPGETSDWLVAGTQSGSLVVLSGENASTWYRLNNVTDAVTSLYFHVNPPRLQRKNYLLVGTADGLLTIYEDSALKEFGQPVKSLVLGTVNTPVVCLCSSSYSLDGRCVWAGCGTRILSFSADYDVSRNVDTRNAVTLPHQPRGEASVWRMAVDKYVYLSKAGMATVEVWDKRTERMVDCIDCAQMIRRGSDGGGEAVEPADGSPSWARWAQVKSLLVGQSTATLWVGTRGGHLLLLDLGNKHHTLRVIPPRCHSLRCVASAFIETQNWKNVVLVLGRRLPQDKSEWDAQSVLMVWNSTMPSEVKDLKKHLERRENIAARLREQLHSHD, from the exons ATGAGACATGCGCCCCGATGCGGTGACTCGCAGCAGCCTCCCGTGCGGCCCCTCTTGCCGGCCGGCCAGGCTGCCGTGGCCGCTCGGCCCGTCGGAGCCTCTCCTCGAGGCTGTCATGATCTGACCGCCCGGGGCTCGTTCGACGAGATGGACAACAaagaggagctggaggagaggTTGAGGAAGCTCCTGGTCAGGCTCAAGAGCCCCCAGGAGGACAGGCAGCTTTGCACGCTTATTCAGATCCTGCAGGATCTGCTCTTCCTGTCGCGCACCGACCATG CCTGTCAGCTATTTGCAGACAAAGATATTCAAGAGCCACTTATGGCTGCACTGTTGTCCCACATTGAAAGCAGAGGAGTTCAGCAG GTGGGCTGGTCACTGTTGTGTCAATTGCTGGAAATACGTCCAAGTATGCTGGAGGACATGAACACACCTCACCT gCACATTTTCAGAGTTCTCTCACAGTACCACTCTGACTGCCGAGTAACCACAGTCGCGCTCCGATGCCTGGCGCTCCTTCTCCGCTCAG ACGCCATcgctctgctgctgctggaggaggTTGAGGAAGACGTGTTCGGCCTGGTGGTGCAGGCCATGAAGTCTTTCGCTTCCAACGAGGAGGTGCAGCTCCAAGGCTGCCGAGCTCTGCGGGCGCTCCTTCATCTAG TGAGGGATGAGCATTTAATGGCGTTCGTGGAGAACCAAGACCACGTGGCGGTTCTGGCCGTCCTGCACGGGTTCCCGGGGAACCCCGAGCTGCTGCTGCAGGCCATGAAAGTTCTCCTCCCCCTGTCCAGACCCA gcaGCAATGTGGAAATGTTGATGTCCGGCAGCGCTCGCTGCTATTCTGCGCTCATCTCGGCCATGGATGCCTTCCCTCAAAACGAGGAGCTCCAGGAGACAGCGTGCTGCCTGTTCCGAAGGTTCACGTCAG AGAGCTACTACAACATCCTGGTGCTGAACGGCGTGGCCCGGGCGGCGGTAAGGGCCTGTCAGACATTCCCCCACAATGCCACGTTACAAGCCGCCGCCCTCTCCTGCCTGGCAGACCTCa CGTCCAGCATGGTGGAGAGCCGAGCGGCGGCAGAGCAGGGCTTGGAGGACGGCGAGGCGGAGGAGAACCGTGGGGGTGCCTCGGGAAACCTGGACTTGGACCTGGGCTGGATGGGGCTCTGCTGCACGGCGCTGGATCTCCACGCCGCAGACTCGCACGTTCAG GAAGCTGCATGCTGGGCCATTCACAGTCTGTTGGTGCACGGAGCTCCAAGGAGTCAGCTGGAAGAGGAACAGGATGATCG GACTCCTGTTCACAGACAGCTGATGGCGGCCATGTTGCTTCACTCCTCCTCGCCCCGCGTCTTCCAGGCTGCCACGAGTGCCATCGCCACACTGGTCACACGAAATC CGAAGATGCGCTCCACGCTGCTGTCCAGCGGCCTCCATGTCAACGTGGCGGAGATGATGAAGAGGCACCCGGCTTCGGTTCGGGTGTCCGTCAACGCCTGCCGCCTGCTCGGCCTCCTCTTCCGAGGCCGGACCGCCGGCCTGGATGAGCTCAACATGGCCGTGGGTCAAATCCTGAGTGTCATGAAGGTCCACAACTTTCAACCGGAAGTTCAACTGGAGGCCCTGCGAGCCAGCTTGGTCTTCCTCTGTCCAG ACCGGAGCTTACGAGAGCACGGCTCCTCGGTGGCGGACCCCGACATGGCCGACGTGTCTCTGAGAGTCCTGAAGAACCAGTGTGTGGTCGAAGGTGCACACACCGTCTACCTGGAAGTCCTCAACAGG TTCATCAGGTGTCCGAACATCCAGTTGTGCGGCTTTAAGGTGCTCGCCTCCCTGGCCGACTGCTCAGGTGCAGTGGATCTGCTTTGCCAGCAGGGGGCCATCGACACGGTCCTCCACACGCTGCAGATGTTCCCACAGGATCGAG AAATTCACTACTGGGGTCTGACCCTGCTCAGCTACCTGGTATCCAAGAAGAAGCTCTCCAGGATGATCGTTCCTGTACTAGCTTCAGTCCTGGTGGCCTCACTGGGCGAGTACAAGGAGGATTATGACCTACTGCTCAAG TGTTTCCAGGTGGCGCTGAGGATGCTGGACGCTTGTTCGGGATCGGCTGTGGAGCTCCAACGGGAAGATTTTGATCGGCAGATATTCCAGCACCTCCGAGACTCCGacgttcccgagcgcggcaagAATCCG CTGCGTCGGTCAGCGTGCTTGGCTCTGTCCAAGATGTGCGCCAACTCGGAGCTTCACTACAGGATGCTGGAGAAAGCGTGTGAGGACGGAAACACCGTCATGGCAGAGTGTCTCATCGAGCTCGGGGCCGACGTCAACAGGAAGACCAAAACCGAGTCCCTCATCTACCAG GTGTGTGAAAAGGGAGGCCCACTGGAGTTGGTGGAGCTGCTGTTGAGCCAAGGGGCCCACGAGCAGCACCTCCGCCGGGCCCTGGCCGTCAGCGTGAAACGCGCAGACGGGCCTATGGTCATCCAGCTGCTGGGCCGTCTGGGCCTGGACCTCAACAACAACGCTTTGTGCCTGGGTGGTTTTCGCCTGGGCCGTCTGGATGCTGCTTGGCTCTGCCCCCTGCTGGCCCAGAGAGGCAGAGCGCATAGTCTGCGTTACAGCACAA GTAAAGGAGCTAGCTTGGCACGctacattctgtccttgcaacGCTCCAGGACACTGGGAGCTCCTCTGAAGTCTCCGGGGGAGCCCTGCCTGACGTCTGGATACATGTCTGACGAGAGCGACGACTCCAGCTTCAGCTTCTTCTCCATGGATGAAGGCCTCTTCCTTGACGACATGGAGAGTGACG GGAGCGATTCACTGACGGGGGTCTCCCTGAAACCCCACAACAACTCCACGGAGGAGTTGAGGGGGAGTTCATTCAAGAGGAACCACGGACGCCGCAGACACGCCAGTGCGGAG AGTGGTCCGATAGACGGCGAGCACAACGAGCACGCGCACAGACGATATGGAAGACACCAAAAAA CGTTTGGGTCTCTGGAGAGCTCATTGGTGTTTCCCAAGGAGAAAGAGAAGATCCGCCTGCTGGACCTGTCGGGGAACGAATTGGACTGCCTGTTGTGCCTGATGGACCACGGCCCGGTTCAGCAGCAGCTGGCTCACCTTCTGAGACTGGACCTGAGCCACAATGTTCTTCTGGAGTTCCCACCTGGCCTCTGTCAG AGTTTGAGCAGCCTGACCCGATTGGACCTGCAGGGCAACCAGCTTCAGTCGCTTCCGGCGGAGCTCCTCGCCTTGCCGTCGCTCGCCACGCTCAACGTCTCACGCAACTGCGTAGGCCCGCACCTCGCTTTGGATGCGACGGCCGTCTGTCCGTCGCTGCGGCAGCTCAACTTGTCCTTCAACAAGCTGACGACCTTCCCGCACCAGATAGGCCGCGTCGCCGAGCACCTGGAGGAGCTTCTCATGGAAGG GAACAACGTGACCGAGCTCTCCGTGCCCCCGTCGAACCTCCCCGAGCTCAAACTGCTGGACGTGAGCAAGAACGCCGTGACCAACATCTCATCCAGCTTCTTGGCAGGCTGCCCAAAGCTAGAAATTTTCAGCGCCTCCTCCAACAAAATAG GTTTCTTGGAACAGCTGCCGCCAAAGCTCATAACACTGAAACTTGCCAACAACAATTTCGCTGGCGTTTCCGATGCCATCCTCCGCCTACCTAC CTTGAGATCGGTAGACATGAGGACCAATCAGATTGCGGTATTACCGGGCCCGAGCTCGTGGGTGTCCAGTAACCTACGCGAGTTGATGTTCAACCACAACCTCATCGGCGAGCTGGATTTAAGCGGGCCCGTCCACAAGTGGACCCGACTGGAGAAGCTGCACTTGAGTGACAACAATCTCGTTGAG ATCCCACCACAGGTGGGTCTGCTGGAGGGTCTCACTTCATTGGACGTGAGTCGCAACTCAGGCCTACGCTCCTTTCCCGACGAGATGGGCAGGCTGGGCCGACTGTGGGACCTCCCGCTGGACGGCCTGCGACTCCAGCTGGACCTCAAACTGATCGGAAGCAAAACCAAGGACATCGTCAG GTTTCTCCAGCAACGTCTCAAGAAGGCCGTCCCGTATTACCGGATGAAGCTCATTGTGGTGGGGAATGCCGGCAGCGGGAAGAGTAGCCTGATCCATAAGCTGATGAAGATCAAGCGTTCGCAGCAGTCCTCCTTCAAACGGACGGGCGGCGCCAGCGTGGACGTACGAGACTGGACCATCAGGGAACGGGACAAGAAGAAGATGGTGCTGAATGTCTGGGATTTCTCAG GTGGCGATGAGGTGTGCGGCTCGCAGGCTCATTTCCTCTCCTCCAGAGCGCTCTACCTGGTGGTCCACGACTTGAGCAGAGGAGCCCAGCAGCTGGATGCGCTCAAGCCCTGGCTCTTCAACATCAAG GCGGTGGCTCCTCACTCCCCGGTCATCCTGGTGGGAACGCACATCGACGTGAGTGACGACGTGGCCTTCCAAGCCTGCTTCAACAAAATCCGCGAGGAGCTCCTCAAGCATCAGGGATTCCCGACCATCCAGGACTACTTCACCGTGTCGGCCTGCGAAGACTCGGACACCCTCGTTCGACTGCGCAAGGCCATCGCTAAGGAGGCCACCGACTTCAAG ATCCAGGGTCAGCCCGTGATGGGCCAGCTGGTTCCCGACAGCTACGTGGAGCTGGAGCGCAGGCTTCTCCAGGAGAGGAACAGGGTTCCGAAGGAGTTCCCCGTCCTAATGCGACAACAGCTGCTGGACCTCATCCAGGAGAGTCAGCTGCCACtggaggaggcggagcttcCCCATGCCATCCATTTCCTCAGCCAAGCTG GGGTCTTACTGCACTTTGATGATCCCACGCTCCAGCTTCAGGAGCTCTACTTCATCGATCCACAGTGGCTCTGCAACGTCCTCTCGCAG AAACTGACCCTGAAGGATGGATGGAAGCATCATCAAGGAGTGCTTCAGCGCTCAGCGGTGGAAAACTTTCTGCTGGAGACCAAATGTTTCCCCGCCAGTCGTGCTGTGCACTACTTGAAACTTCTGGAGAAGTTCCTGATCGCTCTGCCCTTTGGACAAGATCAACTCCTTGTGCCCAGCAG TTTAGCAAAAGACAAGCCGAGCATTGAGCTACCTCATTGCGAGAACTCGGAGGTGATCGTTCGAGAGTACGAGATGCCGTACTTCCCGCCCGACTTCTGGTCGAGACAGATCGTCCGCTTGCTGGAGGTCTCGGCTTATTTGCTCTACGGCAGAG AGAAAGCGTGCCCGCCTAAAAAAGTGTGCTGGAATCGAGGCGTGCACCTAAGCTGGTCCATTGAGGTCTACTGCCTGGTGGAGGCGGCGCGGGAAGATGTCTCCGGCGTGCTCCGGATCACCGTGCCCTGCTCGCGGAAAG GACGGGTGCTCCTGGGCCAGGTGGTGGACCAGGTGGACTCCCTGCTGGAGGAGTGGTTCCCGGGCCTGCTGAGCACCGACGTGCACGGCAGCGGGGAGGCTCTCCTGAAGAAGTGGGCTCTCTACAGCTTCCAGGACGGTCACGAGTGGAGCAAGATGCTCCTAGAAGACCTCTTTGCACATTTCGACCAGG ACTTTCTTCTGGTGAACCCCGAAGACCCTCGCTGTACCATTCCCATCTCTCAGGTCGCTCCGGACGTGGTCCTGAGCGATCAGCCGGCTGGGACTACCTTGGACAGCGACGAGCTGCACGTGGACCTCTCCAAAGCCAACCTCCTTG GCGACGGCGGCTTTGGCACGGTCTACCGAGGCATCTATAAGAATGAAGAAGTGGCTGTCAAGTTATTCAACAAGCACGCCTCAGAACTTTACATCTACAGACTCCTTAGACAG GAGCTGGTGGTGTTGGGTCGCTTGCGCCATCCCAGCCTGGTGGGCTTGCTGGCGGCCGGCTCGTCTCCGCACGTCCTGGTGATGGAGCTGGCCATGCGAGGCTCCCTCGACTCCCTGTTCCAGCACAAGACAGGAAGCCTGAACCTGAAGCTCAGGCACAGGATCGCTCTGCACGTGGCCGATGGACTACG GTACCTCCACTCGGCCATGATCATCTACCGCGACCTGAAGCCTCACAACGTGCTCCTGTTCAACCTCAAGACGGACGCCGACGTCATCGCCAAGATCACCGACTACGGCATCGCTCAGTACTGCTGCAGCATGGGCGTCCGCAGCTCGGAGGGCACGCCAG GTTTCCGCGCACCCGAAGTCGCCAGAGGGAACGTGACGTACAACCAGCAGGCTGACGTCTTTTCGTTCGGGCTCCTTCTCTACGACCTGCTGACGGCCGGCGAGCGTATCTGTGACGGCGTCAAGTTCCCCAGCGAGTTTGACGAGGTGGCCGTGCAGGGAAAGCTACCAG atCCGGTGAAGCACTACGGCTGCTCCCCTTGGCCTGACTTCCAGGCTCTGATGAAGGATTGCCTGAAGGTTAACCCTCATGATCGACCCACATCTGCTCAG GTGTTCGCCCGGCTCAACTCGGGCGAAATGTTGTGTCTGATGAGAGAGATGCTGCTAGCCAGGCATGTGGATGCCGAGTGCGTAACGGTGAGCGCTGCCACCGCCTGGCTGGGAGGGGGGAGCAGCACACAGAGGACAGGAACCGTCACCTCAGTGGACCTGGACGGCAACCAGGTCACCACGCAG GAGATCGACAGCAGTCCCGTTTTATCCCTGGTGACGGTCCGGATCCCCGGCGAGACTTCCGATTGGCTGGTGGCCGGCACGCAGTCGGGTTCCCTGGTAGTTCTCAGCGGCGAGAACGCGTCCACGTGGTACCGCTTGAATAACGTCACTGACGCCGTCACCTCGCTCTACTTTCACGTCAATCCTCCACGCCT gcaaaGAAAAAACTACTTGCTGGTTGGCACGGCTGACGGCCTCCTCACCATTTACGAAGATTCTGCTCTCAAG GAGTTTGGTCAGCCGGTGAAGTCGCTGGTCCTGGGTACCGTCAACACTCCCGTGGTGTGCTTATGCTCGTCGTCGTACTCTCTGGACGGTCGCTGCGTTTGGGCCGGCTGCGGTACCAGGATCCTGTCATTCAGCGCCGACTACGACGTGAGCCGGAACGTGGACACCCGCAACGCCGTGACGCTCCC GCATCAGCCCAGAGGCGAGGCCAGCGTGTGGCGGATGGCGGTGGATAAATACGTGTACCTCAGCAAAGCCGGCATGGCCACCGTGGAGGTTTGGGACAAGAGGACCGAGCGTATGGTGGACTGCATTGACTGCGCGCAAATGATAAG acgcGGTTCCGACGGAGGGGGCGAGGCGGTTGAGCCCGCCGACGGCTCCCCGTCTTGGGCCCGGTGGGCGCAGGTCAAGTCCCTGCTGGTCGGGCAGAGCACTGCCACGCTTTGGGTGGGCACCCGAGGGGGCCACCTGCTACTTCTGGACTTGGGTAACAAGCACCACACCTTACGGGTCATCCCACCGAGATGCCACTCGCTACGATGCGTCGCCTCGGCATTCATAG AGACGCAAAACTGGAAGAACGTGGTGCTGGTGTTGGGCAGAAGACTCCCGCAGGACAAGAGCGAGTGGG ACGCCCAGTCGGTGCTGATGGTGTGGAACAGCACGATGCCCTCCGAAGTTAAAGATTTGAAGAAACACCTTGAGAGGAGAGAAAACATTGCGGCCAGGTTGAGAGAACAGCTGCACAGCCATGACTGA